The following proteins come from a genomic window of Salvia hispanica cultivar TCC Black 2014 chromosome 4, UniMelb_Shisp_WGS_1.0, whole genome shotgun sequence:
- the LOC125222485 gene encoding putative nuclease HARBI1, which produces MDRNCFGRLCLLLRERMGLGDRKYVSLEEQVSMLLSLLAHHKKNRIVGYDFIRSGQTVSRYIHEVLRGVIGLHEVFMSKPTPVDENCDDPRWKWFKGCLGALDGTYIDVRVSVGDAPRYRTRKGHIATNTLAVCDRFMRFVYVLPGWEGSAADARVLRDAVTREVDNLRVPKDCYYLCDNGYANSEGFLTPFKGVRYHLKEWGPAAHKPQNPQELFNMRHTMARNIIERAFAVLKMRWGILRSASFYPIETQTRLIMACFILHNFIRSQMQVDPVELELGDATVDLEDLDHANGDISAGPARDGREYVDAVESTPAWNQTRTEIAEFMWNNAQLRQ; this is translated from the exons ATGGATCGTAACTGCTTTGGACGGTTGTGCTTGCTTCTACGTGAGCGCATGGGTCTGGGCGATCGGAAATATGTAAGCTTGGAAGAGCAAGTGTCTATGCTCTTGAGCCTCCTCGCTCATCACAAAAAGAATCGGATAGTAGGGTATGATTTTATACGATCTGGTCAGACCGTTTCTCGATATATTCATGAGGTGTTGAGAGGGGTGATTGGACTTCATGAGGTATTCATGTCTAAACCCACGCCCGTGGACGAGAATTGCGACGATCCCCGTTGGAAATGGTTCAAG GGCTGTCTAGGGGCATTGGATGGAACATATATCGACGTCCGTGTGAGTGTTGGGGATGCACCGCGGTACAGAACACGAAAGGGCCACATCGCCACCAATACTTTGGCTGTCTGTGATCGGTTTATGCGATTTGTCTACGTCCTACCTGGGTGGGAGGGATCAGCCGCTGATGCTCGTGTTCTACGTGATGCTGTCACACGAGAAGTTGACAATCTACGCGTCCCTAAAG ACTGCTATTACTTGTGCGATAATGGATATGCAAACAGCGAAGGATTCCTCACACCATTCAAAGGTGTGCGGTATCACTTGAAGGAGTGGGGACCTGCTGCGCATAAGCCCCAAAACCCTCAAGAATTGTTTAACATGAGGCACACCATGGCGCGGAATATCATCGAACGTGCTTTTGCGGTTCTGAAGATGAGGTGGGGGATATTACGTAGTGCCAGCTTCTACCCGATCGAAACACAAACGCGCCTCATAATGGCATGCTTCATTCTGCATAATTTCATTCGAAGCCAAATGCAAGTTGATCCAGTGGAGTTGGAACTAGGTGATGCAACTGTGGACCTTGAGGACCTTGATCACGCAAATGGGGACATTTCAGCCGGGCCGGCAAGAGATGGTCGGGAATATGTTGATGCAGTTGAATCTACCCCAGCATGGAACCAGACCCGGACCGAGATAGCTGAGTTTATGTGGAATAATGCGCAACTCAGGCAGTAG